The genomic interval GTTGGAGTTCTTCCTGGACGCGATCCCCGAGAACGCCGACCACATCGCGGCTCTTCTGCGCGAAGCGCGCGAGCGCGATGAGGCCGTGGCGGGACTGGCGGCGACCGCGCAGTACGCCGGCGACGCCGACCCATACGTGAAGCCGCGTGGGTTCGAGGACGGCGACGCGGAAGCCGAGCTCGACGACGCGGAGCCCGACGACGCGGAGCCCGACGACGCGGACGCGGAGCGCGACGAGGCAGAAGCGCCCGCCCGCGGCGAATTCGCCTGATCTCTCCGAATCAGGTGGTTTCGCCTTGGACCTGCCTGACTGCGCCGAATCGCATCCTTCGGTGACAGTGCTGGGTCCCTCCGGCTGATTCGCGGTGCCCGCGCTGTGAGCACGGTCGACGACATCAGGAGAGTCGCCCGAATCAGGACGGATGCCGCTGAATCGTCCTGAATTCGCCGATCCTCCTGGTCTAGCGACGCGGCGTAGGGGTGCACCGACGAGTCAACCCGCAACCCGGTGCCCCGGCAGGGACAGAAGACCGCCGGATGCCTCGGCGAGGCCGTCGGCGATGAGGGAATCGATCGCGCGATCGCGCTGCAGGGCATCCGGCCAGTCCGCGATGACTTGAGCGAGGTCGACCGGCTGCGGAGCGGCATCCCGCAGCACTTTCAGCACCGCACCGCGTGCCTGGCGGTTGCTGCCCTCGTAGCGCGCCTGTCGACGACGGCCGTCGCCCGTATCGGGGTAGCCGGCAGCTCGCCACGCGCACTGATCCGCGAGCGGGCACACCTTGCACTTCGGTGCTCGAGCCGTGCACACGACGGCGCCGAGCTCCATCGCAGCGGCATTCACGATCGCCGCGTCAGCGGGGTGCTCCGGCAGGATCCGCGTCATCGCGTCGAGGTCCCGGCGGGATGGCGAACCGGACTGGGAGCGACCGTCGACGGCGCGAGACAGCACCCGTCGCGTGTTCGTGTCGACCACGGGATGCCGCTCCCCATACGCGAAGACCGCAACCGCCCGGGCGGTGTAGTCGCCGATGCCGGTGAGGGCGAGGAGTGCATCCACATCACGCGGAACGACCCCGGAGTGCCGGTCGCGAATCTCGACCGCGGCGCGATGCAGCCACAGTGCTCGCCGCGGGTAGCCCAGGTTCGCCCATTGCCGGACCGCCTCGGCCGGAGCGTCCGCCGCGAGCGCGGTGGGCGTCGGCCACCGCATGAGCCAGGCCTGGAGATGCGGGATGACGCGAGTGACCGGCGTCTGCTGAAGCATGAACTCGCTCACCAGTACGCCCCATGCTCCGAACCCGGGCCTGCGCCACGGCAGGTCGCGGGCGTTCTCGCCGTACCACGCGATGAGCGGGGTCGCGAGATCGGGCATGCCGTTCAGCCTAAGCTCGGCGAGCATCGGTCCCTGAGCCTGTCGAAGGGTCGATGCGGTGGCCGCACGCTCGGCAGGCTCAACGACCGACCAGGCTCAACGACCGACCAGGCTCAGCGACCGACCGGGCTCGGTGACCGCCGCGGCTCGGTGACCGACCCCCAACCACCCCCGGGGAAGCCTCCCCGCCACGCCGCCCTAGGCTGGAACCATGGCCCTTCCCGTCACTCCCGTCAGCACGCTCTGGCGCGAGCTGCGCGACGAGGTGCGGCGGCAGTACCGGGGCGGGCGCATCCTGCTTGCAGTGGATGGCGTCGACGGAGCCGGCAAGACCGTGTTCGCGGACGGGCTCGCGGATGTCTTCGCCGAGGCGGGCACGACGGTGTTCCGCTCATCGATCGACGGCTTCCACCGGCCCCGATCCGAGCGGTACGCCCGTGGGCGCCGGTCGCCCGAGGGCTTCTACCGCGACTCGTACGACTACGCGACGTTCCGCCGTGTGCTCATCGATCCGTTCCGCGAGGGGTGGCAGACGTCCGCCACGATCGGCTTTCAGCTCGCCGCGTTCGACTGGAGGCGCGATGCCGCGGTCGAGTCCGCGTGGGTCGCCGCGCCGCGGGATGCCGTCCTCATCGTCGACGGCGTGTTCCTCCATCGCCCCGAGCTGCGGGACCTGTGGGACTGGTCGCTGTGGCTCGAGGTGCCGTACCCCGTCGCGTATGCGCGGATGGCGCTCCGCGACGGCAGCGATCCCGACCCCGACGCGGCATCCAACCGCCGCTACCGCGATGGCCAGGAGCTCTACATCGACGAAGCCGACCCGAGAGGGGCGGCATCCGTGGTCGTCGACAACGCCGATCTCGCCCACCCGCGCCGCATCTCTCGGAGCAACGGCTGATGGTCGCCGCGGGCGTGATGCTCGTCGATAAGCCGGGCGGGATGACGAGCCACGATGTGGTCGCCCGTGCTCGGCGCGCGCTCGGCACGCGCAAGATCGGCCATGCCGGCACGCTCGATCCGATGGCGACGGGCCTGCTGCTCCTCGGCGTCGAGGGTGCGACGCGGCTTCTCACCTTCATCGTCGGGCTCGACAAGACCTACCACGCCACGATCCGGCTCGGCGTCTCGACCGACACCGATGACGCCGAGGGCGACGAGACCGGGCGAGCGGATGCCGCGGTCCTCTCCGCGGCGACCCCCGAGCGCATCACGGCCGGCATCGCGGCCATGACGGGCCGGATCTCGCAGGTGCCGAGCACGGTCTCGGCGATCAAGGTCGACGGGCGGCGGGCGTACGACCTCGCCCGCGAGGGCGTCGAGGTCGCGCTCAAGGCGCGCGAGGTCACGGTGTCGAGGTTCGACGTCATCGCGTCGCGGAGAGATTCCCACGCCATCGACCTCGACGTGGTCGTCGACTGCTCGAGCGGCACCTACATCCGGGCTCTCGCCAGGGACCTCGGAGCCGGCCTCGGCGTCGGCGGGCACCTCACGGCGCTGCGACGGACACGGATCGGACCCTTCGACGTGTCGGATGCGGCATCCGTCGACGAACTGGCGGACACCTCGCTCACGGCGCCCGCTGTCGTCGCCGAAGCGGTGCTCGGGCGCTTCGACGTCACCGACGACGAGGCCAGAGACCTGCGCCACGGCAAGCGACTGGCTGGTGCCGCGCCGCGGCTCGCCGGCGACGCGGCCGCAGCCATCGACCGCGAAGGGAGACTCGTGGGAATCGTCGAACGAGTCGGCGGCGACGTCAAGAGCGTCATGAACCTGGCGCAGGAGGTTCCCCGATGATCCTCTGGTACACATACGTCGAGCTGATCGCCGCGGTGGCCGCCGGGCTTCTCTGCGTCATCGCGGGACTGGCCGGGAGGCGCCCGAGCGATCTCACGGTCGGCTCGCTGGCGCTCGTCGAGCTGCTCCTTCTCGCCCAGATCGTGATCGCGATCATCGCGCCCTTCGTCGGCAATCCGCCCACCGGCAGCCTGCTCGAGTTCTGGGTGTACCTGGTGTCGGCCGCTCTCCTCCTGATCGGCGCCGTCGGATGGGCCCTGCTCGAGCGCAGCCGATGGAGCACGGTCATCATGGGCATCGCCGCTCTGTCCGTTGCCGTCATGGTGTGGCGGATGCACGTGATCTGGACCGTTCAAGTGGCGTGAGCCCGGAGACCCGGCGCTGCGGGTTCGGCTCGCGGCCTAAGATTGACGAGTCATGTCGTCGTCGTCCGCCCGCCCCCGCATGACCGGCATCGGCCGCGTGCTCGTGATCGTCTACGCGATCATGGCGCTCGCCGCCACCGGTCGCTCATTCGTCCAGATCGTCCAGCGATACGACGAAGCACCGCTCGCGTACACGCTCTCGGCCATCTCGGCGCTGGTGTACATCCTCGCGACGCTGGCCCTGATCTTCTCGGGCTCGCGCGTCTGGTACCGCGTCGCGTGGATCACGATCCTGTTCGAGCTGGTGGGCGTGCTCGTCATCGGCACGCTGAGTCTGGTGCTCCCCGCGCTGTTCGCTCACCCCACCGTGTGGTCCTGGTTCGGCCTCGGCTACCTCTTCGTGCCGCTCGTGTTGCCGTTCTTCGGTCTCTGGTGGCTGATCACCCACCACCCCGCCGAGCGCTCGGCGACGTCGGATGCCGCAGCCACCGCGGTGGCGCCGTGATCGTCTTCCGCGACCCTGCCGAGGTGCCGGCGGGCTACGGACCGTCGGTGGTCGCGATCGGAAAGTTCGACGGGGTCCACTCCGGCCATCGGGCCGTGATCGACCGTGCCCGAGTGGATGCGGCGACCGGCGGAGCGCGTGTCGTGGCCGTCACGTTCGATCGCAACCCGCTCGCACTGCTGCGCCCCGAGCTCTGCCCCGAGAACCTGATCGGCGTGCACCAGAAGCTGCAGCTGCTCGCCGAGACCGGCATCGACGCGACGCTCATGCTGCGCTTCGACGAGCGGCTCGCGAACCTCTCGGCACGCGAGTTCGTCGAGCACGTCCTGGTCGGCGCGCTCGGGGTGCGGACGGTGCTGGTGGGGCGCGACTTCCGCTTCGGACGCGGCGGAGCCGGGAGCCCCGACACACTGCGCGAACTCGGCGCCGAGTACGGATTCGACGTCGATGTGGTCGATGATGTGCGGGCGATCGAACCCGGACGTCGGGTGTCGTCGACCTGGATCCGTGAAGTGCTCAGCACCGGCGACGTCGAGACCGCTGCCAAGCTGCTCGGCCGCCCGGCTTCGCTGTGGGGCGAGGTCGTGCACGGAGCCAAGCGCGGACGAGAACTGGGCTTTCCGACCGCGAACCTTTCGCCCGACCTCGAGGGATTCGTGCCGGCCGATGGGGTGTACGCCGGCTGGCTCATCGATGAGGGCTCGGCCGATGGGCTGCGCTCCGGCATCCGGTACCCCGCCGCGATCAGCGTGGGCACCAACCCGACCTTCGACGATGTGCCCGTCCGGCAGGTCGAGGCGTACGTGCTCGATGAGACCGACCTCGATCTCTACGGCCACAGCGTCGAGGTGCAGTTCACGTTCCGGATTCGCGGGATGGTCGCGTTCGAGGGCATCGAGCCGCTCAAGGCCAAGATCGCGGATGATGTCGAGCGGGTGCGCAAGGCGCTGACCTGATCGGAATAGGGTACGATCCGTACTCTATTCTGGAGGTCCGATGGAGCCCGTCCTCGAGTTGCGCGACGTCGGTCGCGGAGATTTGGCCGTCGCCGGCGGCAAGGGGGCCAATCTCGGCGAACTCGTGAGGGCAGGGTATGCCGTGCCCGATGGCTTCGTCATCACGACAGCGGTGTACGAGCGCGCGACCGCGGGGATCGCCGTGTCGTCGACGGATGCCGGCGCGAGGCGCGACGCCGTAGCGGATGCAGCGCTGCCCGACGACATGCGCGACGCCGTTGTGCGCGCGTACGAGCGGCTGGGCGCTGGTGCGGTCGCCGTCCGATCCAGCGCGACGGCCGAGGATCTGCCGGGCGCCGCCTTCGCGGGTCAGCAGGAGACGTTCCTCAATGTGTGGGGATCATCCGAGGTGCTCGACGCGGTACGCCGATGCTGGGCGTCGCTGTGGTCGGATCGGGCGATCGCCTACCGGGCCCAGCGCGGCATCCCGGATGACGAGGTACAGATCGCCGTCGTCGTGCAGGCGCTCGTCGCGGCTGACATCGCGGGCGTCATGTTCACCGCCGATCCCGTCACGGGGGAGCGCGACCGCATCGTGATCGACGCGAGTCCCGGTCTCGGCGAGGCTGTGGTGTCCGGCCTCGTCACGCCGCAGCACGTCATGCTCGATGCTCGAGATCGCTTGGTCGGGCAGCGCGGCGGAAACGCAGAAGTCGTCATCCGCGCGGCGGATGGCGGGGGCACGAGGGAAGAGCACGCGTCGGCGGACGGCACCCAGCTCACCACCGAACAGGCGCGAAGGCTCGCCGCGGTCGGCCGATCGATCGCCGCTCGCTTCGGGGCGCCGCAGGACATCGAGTGGGCATTCGAGGGCGAGAGGCTCTGGGTGCTTCAGGCGCGGCCGCTCACGGCGCTGCCCCCTGCACCGCGGCGAGTGAACGCGGTCCGCCGGATGATGGGATCGATCGTCGCGGAACTGCTGCCCGTGCGTCCGTACCCGCTCGACATGTCGACCTGGACGCTGCGGGGCCACGGCAGGATCCTCACCCGGATGCTCGCCGAGATCCCGGGTGTGAATCTCGATCTGGGTCGGATGCTGCCCGAAGCCGCGGGAGTCGTGGACGAGCTCGTGCCGCCCGAGCCGCGCCCCTCCGCGCGCACCCTGACGGCTCCGGCCAGGGCGATCCGCAAGGCGAGGCGATTCGACACGCGCGAGTGGACCGGCGATCCGCGATTCGCGCGGTTCGAGCGGGAGATCGCCGAGCTCCGGTCGCTCGAACCTCGCTCGCTCGACTGGGTCGAGCTCGTCGGGATCCCCCATCGCGTGCTGTCGTCACTCGACGGACTGATCACCCTGCGGATCGACTACCTGCCGCACGCGGGGCTGAGCCTGCTGAGGCTCCGACTCCGGCTCGGCGCGCTGGGACTGAGGGGCGAAGCGGGACCGCTGTCGCGCGGGCTGCAGACCCGCACGTCGCAGGCGAACGTCGACCTCGGCGCGCTCGCGCTCACCGTCGCATCGCGACCGGAGTGGCTGCAGGCGTTCCGCGAGAGCGATCCGGACCGGTTCGCGGATCGGCTCGCCTCCGACGAACGGCTCGCCGGCCTCCGTGAGCCGATCGCCGCCTACCTCTCCGAGTATGGGCACCGTGAGGTGCGGAGCGCCTTTCTGATGTCGGAGCCCACCTGGGGCGAGACCCCCGCCCTTCTCCACGCCGGGATCGCCGGCCTGCTGGACCGCCCCGAAGCGGCCGGCGAGCCGGGGTACGCCATCGCGGCGGTGGCGGTTGAGCGGCTGAGGTCCTATCGACGGATTCGGCTGACGAATTCGGCGCCGTCGATCCTCGCCGCCGCCGAAGCCGCACGGGCGGGCATCGCATTCCGCGAAGACACTCACTTCCACGCCACGCGAGGCTTGCCCGTGCTGCGCGGCGCGCTGCTCGAGGCGGGCCGCAGGCTGGCGGATGCCGGTGTGCTCGACACCACCGACGATGTGATGCACCTGCGGCTGGCGGAGATCACCGCGCTCGCCGGCCCTGAGGCTGCGGGCGGGGCGCTTCGCGAGAGAGCACTCGCGCGAAAGGCTCGCCGTGCGAGCTACGCGGGCGGCCCGCTCATCTCGCCGGCGACGCTCTACCCGCATCGCCGCGGCACCGGCGATGCGCTGGTCGCGGGCACCCCGGCCGGCGGCGGACGGGCTTCGGGAGCGGTGCGGGTGGTGCGAGGCCCGAGCGACTTCGCCTCACTGCGGGCGGGCGAGGTGCTGGTCTGTCCGTACACGAATCCGTCGTGGACTCCGCTGTTCGAGCGCGCGGCGGCGGTCGTGGTCGACTCCGGCGGACTCGCGTCGCGTGCGGCGATCGTCGCCCGCGAGTACGGCATTCCCGCCGTCATGGGCACGGGGATCGGCACCACCGTGCTGCACGACGGCGATGCTGTCACCGTCGACGGGGATGCCGGGCACGTCGTGCCGGCACGGTGAGCTCGTGACCGTGGGTCACGGGACGGCGAAGCGGCGTCGTGGCGCGGTGCTCGAGGCCGCGATCCTGGCCGCCGTGCTTCAGGAGCTCGGGGCCTCGGGATATGCCGGAATGAGCATGGATGCCGTGGCGGAACGGGCGCGAGTGAGCAAAGCATCGTTGTATCGACGGTGGTCGGGCAAGTCGGAGCTCATCGTCGCCGCGGTCTATCGGATCCTGCCCGACGCTGATGAGATCCCCGACACCGGCTCACTGCGCGCCGACCTTCTCGTCGCTCTCGGCGACGCTGCGGCGCAGCTGGCGGGTCCGGCCGGAGCGGGAATGCGCGGCATCCTGAGCGATGCTCTCGGCGACCCCGGCGTCGCCGACGAGCTGCGCTCTCGACGCAAGGGCCGCGGTGACGCCGTGATGCGGGAGATCGTCCGTCGCGCGAGAGCGCGGGGCGAGCTCGGTGACGGCGATCTCAGCCCGCGCGTGCTCGAGGTGGGGCATGCGATGCTCCGCCACGAGTTCCTGTTCGGGGGTGACGTGACCGAGGAGTACGTCACCTCTCTGGTGGACGAGGTGGTGCTCCCGATCCTGGTCGTGACAAGTCCGCCGGCGCCGTAGACCCTGCCGGACTGCGCCCCTACGATCGACACTGTGGATGCCGACCTGCTGGCCGTGGCCGCGGGAGCCGCCGATGTCGATTCGGTGAACCTCTGGGGGGCGCTCGGATGCGCCGTGGCGTACTCCGCCGCGCTGCTCGCGACCCTCGACGCGTTCGCCGACCTCATCCTCGCCCGCGGCGACTCGCCTGCCGGGCGACTGACACCAGCGGTAGGCTTGAAGTTCGGATCGAAGCTCGTCGCGGCTGCGATCGCCGTGATCGCGGCGGCCATCGTCCTCGCACTCGACTCGAACTGGTTCGCCTTCACGGTGCTGTCGATCGCGTTCGTGGTCGTGGTCGGAATCGGCCTGATCGTGATGATGCGAGACGGGCGGGCGACATCCGATCAGGGCTCGCACGGGACTGGATGACACTTCTCGCGTCGCCCGCCGATTCAGACTTGAGGGAGAACGATGAGCAGAACAGAGCTTCAGACGCTGCCGGAGCGCGCGGTCGAACTGCTCGGCGGAGAGCCCGACGACACAACCCTCCGCCGCTACCTCCACGGACTCCCCGGCGTCGACGCGGTAGGCCTCGAGCAGCGTGCGGCAGGCCTCGGAACACGTTCGATCAAGACCACGTCCAAGGCCTGGGCGCTCGACAAGATCATCGAGCTCATCGACCTCACCA from Microbacterium pumilum carries:
- the rbfA gene encoding 30S ribosome-binding factor RbfA is translated as MADNARAAKLADRIRVLIAERLEKGLRDPRLGFVTITDVKVTGDLQHASVFYTVMGDEALRADTAAALKSATGMLRTEVGKHLNTRLTPSLEFFLDAIPENADHIAALLREARERDEAVAGLAATAQYAGDADPYVKPRGFEDGDAEAELDDAEPDDAEPDDADAERDEAEAPARGEFA
- a CDS encoding A/G-specific adenine glycosylase, which codes for MPDLATPLIAWYGENARDLPWRRPGFGAWGVLVSEFMLQQTPVTRVIPHLQAWLMRWPTPTALAADAPAEAVRQWANLGYPRRALWLHRAAVEIRDRHSGVVPRDVDALLALTGIGDYTARAVAVFAYGERHPVVDTNTRRVLSRAVDGRSQSGSPSRRDLDAMTRILPEHPADAAIVNAAAMELGAVVCTARAPKCKVCPLADQCAWRAAGYPDTGDGRRRQARYEGSNRQARGAVLKVLRDAAPQPVDLAQVIADWPDALQRDRAIDSLIADGLAEASGGLLSLPGHRVAG
- a CDS encoding uridine kinase, with amino-acid sequence MALPVTPVSTLWRELRDEVRRQYRGGRILLAVDGVDGAGKTVFADGLADVFAEAGTTVFRSSIDGFHRPRSERYARGRRSPEGFYRDSYDYATFRRVLIDPFREGWQTSATIGFQLAAFDWRRDAAVESAWVAAPRDAVLIVDGVFLHRPELRDLWDWSLWLEVPYPVAYARMALRDGSDPDPDAASNRRYRDGQELYIDEADPRGAASVVVDNADLAHPRRISRSNG
- the truB gene encoding tRNA pseudouridine(55) synthase TruB → MVAAGVMLVDKPGGMTSHDVVARARRALGTRKIGHAGTLDPMATGLLLLGVEGATRLLTFIVGLDKTYHATIRLGVSTDTDDAEGDETGRADAAVLSAATPERITAGIAAMTGRISQVPSTVSAIKVDGRRAYDLAREGVEVALKAREVTVSRFDVIASRRDSHAIDLDVVVDCSSGTYIRALARDLGAGLGVGGHLTALRRTRIGPFDVSDAASVDELADTSLTAPAVVAEAVLGRFDVTDDEARDLRHGKRLAGAAPRLAGDAAAAIDREGRLVGIVERVGGDVKSVMNLAQEVPR
- a CDS encoding bifunctional riboflavin kinase/FAD synthetase; translation: MIVFRDPAEVPAGYGPSVVAIGKFDGVHSGHRAVIDRARVDAATGGARVVAVTFDRNPLALLRPELCPENLIGVHQKLQLLAETGIDATLMLRFDERLANLSAREFVEHVLVGALGVRTVLVGRDFRFGRGGAGSPDTLRELGAEYGFDVDVVDDVRAIEPGRRVSSTWIREVLSTGDVETAAKLLGRPASLWGEVVHGAKRGRELGFPTANLSPDLEGFVPADGVYAGWLIDEGSADGLRSGIRYPAAISVGTNPTFDDVPVRQVEAYVLDETDLDLYGHSVEVQFTFRIRGMVAFEGIEPLKAKIADDVERVRKALT
- a CDS encoding PEP/pyruvate-binding domain-containing protein, producing MEPVLELRDVGRGDLAVAGGKGANLGELVRAGYAVPDGFVITTAVYERATAGIAVSSTDAGARRDAVADAALPDDMRDAVVRAYERLGAGAVAVRSSATAEDLPGAAFAGQQETFLNVWGSSEVLDAVRRCWASLWSDRAIAYRAQRGIPDDEVQIAVVVQALVAADIAGVMFTADPVTGERDRIVIDASPGLGEAVVSGLVTPQHVMLDARDRLVGQRGGNAEVVIRAADGGGTREEHASADGTQLTTEQARRLAAVGRSIAARFGAPQDIEWAFEGERLWVLQARPLTALPPAPRRVNAVRRMMGSIVAELLPVRPYPLDMSTWTLRGHGRILTRMLAEIPGVNLDLGRMLPEAAGVVDELVPPEPRPSARTLTAPARAIRKARRFDTREWTGDPRFARFEREIAELRSLEPRSLDWVELVGIPHRVLSSLDGLITLRIDYLPHAGLSLLRLRLRLGALGLRGEAGPLSRGLQTRTSQANVDLGALALTVASRPEWLQAFRESDPDRFADRLASDERLAGLREPIAAYLSEYGHREVRSAFLMSEPTWGETPALLHAGIAGLLDRPEAAGEPGYAIAAVAVERLRSYRRIRLTNSAPSILAAAEAARAGIAFREDTHFHATRGLPVLRGALLEAGRRLADAGVLDTTDDVMHLRLAEITALAGPEAAGGALRERALARKARRASYAGGPLISPATLYPHRRGTGDALVAGTPAGGGRASGAVRVVRGPSDFASLRAGEVLVCPYTNPSWTPLFERAAAVVVDSGGLASRAAIVAREYGIPAVMGTGIGTTVLHDGDAVTVDGDAGHVVPAR
- a CDS encoding TetR/AcrR family transcriptional regulator, which gives rise to MTVGHGTAKRRRGAVLEAAILAAVLQELGASGYAGMSMDAVAERARVSKASLYRRWSGKSELIVAAVYRILPDADEIPDTGSLRADLLVALGDAAAQLAGPAGAGMRGILSDALGDPGVADELRSRRKGRGDAVMREIVRRARARGELGDGDLSPRVLEVGHAMLRHEFLFGGDVTEEYVTSLVDEVVLPILVVTSPPAP